One genomic window of Sodaliphilus pleomorphus includes the following:
- a CDS encoding flavin reductase family protein: MKKNIGQKLALYPTPATVVGTVGADGKVNWMLIAHIGIVSHSKLLLSVHSSHHSVKAIYEQHKLSVNIIDETFVAAADYTGTVSGAKVDKSDIFPYHVGEAGMPVIEQSPLVMECEVVDTYEIDGFKNYICNILNTYVDEDKLDEKGKPDYSKLKPVLFEMPTYKYLRTGDIIGDCVKMGKAYGETLK; the protein is encoded by the coding sequence ATGAAAAAGAATATCGGGCAGAAACTGGCACTCTATCCCACGCCAGCCACAGTTGTAGGAACTGTCGGAGCAGATGGGAAGGTAAACTGGATGCTCATAGCACACATCGGCATTGTCAGTCACTCGAAACTACTGTTAAGTGTCCACTCGTCACACCACAGTGTGAAAGCAATTTATGAGCAGCACAAGTTATCTGTCAATATCATCGACGAGACATTCGTTGCCGCAGCCGACTACACAGGTACGGTCAGCGGGGCAAAAGTGGACAAGTCGGATATCTTCCCCTATCATGTTGGCGAGGCAGGCATGCCCGTTATTGAGCAGTCACCCTTGGTGATGGAGTGTGAGGTCGTGGATACCTATGAGATAGACGGCTTCAAGAACTACATTTGCAACATCCTCAATACCTACGTCGATGAGGACAAACTTGACGAGAAGGGCAAGCCCGACTATTCAAAGCTGAAGCCAGTACTCTTCGAAATGCCTACCTACAAGTATCTGCGCACAGGCGACATCATTGGCGACTGCGTGAAGATGGGTAAGGCTTATGGTGAGACATTGAAATAG